The nucleotide window TTAATAAATAATCCACCAGCAGTTCCCCCTTCGGCCCTGTTTCCGTTATGCGGCTTTGTTCGGGATTTTCGAACAATTCAAAGATTTTTTTCCGCTCTTTTTCGTCAGCGCTAACCAGTGTTTTGCTATCATTAATGACCATAGCTGTAGCTACGAAATCATCCTTCGGATAAAAGAAGTTACCCTTATCGCCCAGCGAAGTTTCAACAAGACCTCCGATCCGCTTTCCAATACGTACTGTTACCGGGGCACAAAGAAAAAATATTTTCTCTACATTCAGCTGCATGGCTACTACTACTCCTACACGGGCCATGAAGATACTTCCTATACCCAGTCCCGCCACCTCCATTGAATTCCACAGCCCGCATATTTCCGAGGTTCCGGGTGAAGCCTGCTGATGGATAGCGGGGTCATACTGCCCTATAGCCGATTCTATTGGTAGTGGGAATTGCCCATCGGCCACCTGTACGCGGGCTCCGCCGTATATTTTTTCGCGATCCAGGCTTTCTGCTACAATTACATAAGTATTTTCATGATGCATCCAGCTCGTATTGCTCGAGGTAATTTTTGCAACTCCGAAATGGGCTTCCAAAAGACGCCTGTGCCCCTCTATAAATTTGAGGCAGGTTTCGGGATCCGTTGTGGCTTTAAAGGCTCTGATAGCTACTTCCACTCAGCATTTTATTTAATTAATTCCTTAAAATCGATATAGTATCTTCCGGAACTAGTTGTTTCTGACAACAAAATCCTTCTGCAGGTGTCAGTAACCATTGCACCACCCAATACCACAGAAGAGGCTAACTGTGGCCAGGTATTAATAGTTTTTCCCATTTCACTTAGCGAGTATTTCATCCTGTCGGAGAGGGCCGACAGGTTTACCATTGCATCCAGCATTGGTAATTTTTCCTGGCTTGTGAGGTCTTTTAATTTTGTCAAATCAATCCCTTCTTCATTCAGATTTCCATGAAAAAGTGGCCTTTCGGGCTCCAGGTCAAAACGCTCTACATCTAACATTCCCCGATCATTGGTATCCATCACCACCGGAATCCCTTTTGCACGGGCCTTAACCCGGCTTAAGATTTTTACATCAATACTGTCGCACTCTTCTATCAATATATTGAGCTGCGAACTGCCGGTTCCCAAAAAGGTATCAATATTATCTGCGGTAATCCCGTCTGTAAAACAGGTTACTTTAAGAAACGGATCCAGTTCTGCAATTTTTTGAGCTGTTATAACCGCTTTAGAGGCGCCCAGGTTATATACATTACAATTGCTTAACCGGTTCATATTGCATAATTCAACCGTATCAAAATCGGCCAGGTACAATTCCCCGCAAATACGTTCGGTAGCAATCGTCATGGCAATCGATTGACCTACTGACAAACCTATAATGCCGAGTTTTTTAGTTTTCAGTGTTTCAAGCTCTTCCGGCTTGATCTTATACAGGTTTCTGCTCGTTCTCACCTGTACAAACTCTTCCTCATCAAGCAAATGAACCAGTTTTTGCGACCAGGGATAGTATACCCACACTCCATATTCATCAGGGTCTTTACCATCCAGGTAACGGGCAACCTCCACTTTATATTCTTCCGGTGTCAGTTGCCTTTGAGGATTATTTATTTTTGCTAATTCTGATAATTGACTTTCAATAGTGTCGTATATTTGTATAGAGGGAGTTTGCGACAAAAGCTCTCTGAGCCTCTCTTGCCCACCGCTCTCTGCCAATCTGTAATATACTGGTTTGTAATAACTATTGTATTGTTCAGAAGCCCGATAGCCTAAAAGCATGGTTTTGTTTTGATGATTTAGCAGGATATAAATATAGAACAGAATTTTAACAATATATAGTTTTTATATGGCCGAAAACAATATTTATAAGAATATCTTGTATGTTGATGATGAAATACATAACCTTAACTCTTTTCGTGCAGTATTCAGAAGATCATATAATGTATTTACCGCTCTTTCTGCAAAGGAAGGTAAAACAATATTGGCTGAGAATACGATTCACCTGATAATAACTGACCAAAGAATGCCGGAAACAACCGGGATTGAATTCCTCGAATCCATTATTAAAGATCATCCTGCAATTCCAAGAATTTTGCTGACGGGCTATACAGATATTAATGCCGTTATCGATGCCATTAACAAAGGGTCTGTTTACAAGTATGTTCAAAAACCCTGGTCTGAGGACGAGCTTCGCGAAACTATAGAAAATGCTTTAAAAATATATACTAATAGTAAGAATAAAGAGCAGCTTACTGAAAAATTGATCACTACCAACGAGCAGTTAGAGTTTCTGCTACGCCAGAACCTGCTCTCCTGAGTTATTTCCCAGTCATCTTTTCTTTTTTCAGAATCTTTAAAAGTACGGCTTCAAGGGGGGCCGGATCGTTGTCGCCCCTGGTTAAAGCGGGGGATTGGATATAACTTAGCAGCCGGGAGTCTTCGTACATAGCTAATACCAGGGGGTGTATGTAATGACTTTTACAAACAGATCTCGTATTACCCAGGTTAGCCGCCACACAATCTATTGCGGCTACCATATTTCTCTTCATTTCGGTCTGTGTTTCAAAACTACCTATTTTAGCAAACTGACCTATACAATCTACTGTGCCGGTCCAGGTTCTGAAATCTTTACTGGTAAATTCACCACCGGAAATTTCTTTGATGTAGTCGTTAACATCACCGCTACTGATACTATGCCGGTTGCCTGAATCATCGAGATACTGAAACAGCTCTTTACCCGGAATTTCTTTGCACTGACGTATAATTTTTGCCAGGCGTGCGCTTTTCAGGGAAATATTCTGGTAAACGCCCTTCTTACCCCGGAAACTAAACTGAACCTTATTGCCGCTTATTTTTATATGTTTATTTTTTAAAGTGGACAGGCCAAACGATCCGTAGAGTTTTTCATATATATTATTACCCACACGGATACCGGTTTTATCCATTACGCTAACAACTGCTGCCAATACCTTTTGTCTATTAAGATCGCGACCAGACAAATGACGGGAAAGTGTTTTCCGGATGCTCTTTAAGGCTTGCCCAAACTGAAGCAGGCGGTAAAATTTTGTTTCCTTTCGAAGCGCATTCCAAAGCGGGTGGTACCGGTATTGCTTCCTGCCCATCAGGTCTACGCCTGTGCATTGCAAATGCCCGTTTTCCAGGCTGCAGATCCAAACATTTTGCCAGGCCGGTGGAATCACCAGGCTCCGGATGCGGGAAAGCGTATCCTGGTCTGCCACTGTTTTGCCTCCTTTTTTATAAGTAAACGACTGGCCCCGTTTCATTCGTACAATACCGGCGTCAGCATCGCTTACATAGGTGAGCTTTACAATGCGGGCACTCTTTTTCGCATCATTAATGGCATCTACCAGTTTTTGGGGAGATATATTGACTACTATATCAGCGGCTTCTATCTGCATCAAACTAGCTATAGAAAAAAGAATGCCAATTCAATGTTTGTTGTTTGTCAGGCAACTGCCAGCTTATTGTATTTATTTTTGTATTCGATAGGAGTAAGGCCGGTGATCTTTTTAAAAGTGGTTCTAAAAGCTTTGGTGTCGGTATAACCTACATCATACATTACTTCGTTGATATTTTTGCGGCTGCTTTCAAAGCTCTTCTTGGCTGCTTCAACTTTTACCCTTTGAATGTATTCTAAAACCGAATTGTTAGTGGCCTGTTTAAAGCGGCGTTCCAGGCTTCGGCGGCCGAGCGCCACAAATGCTGCGATATCATCAATCGTTAGTCGCTCCTCTATATTTTTTTCAATATAATCCTGTGCCTTTTTCACTTCTTCGTCATTATGATTTTTTTGAGCGGTAAACATGGCAAACGCGGACTGGCTGCTCCGGTTAATATCGATCGCAAAGTACTTGGATACGAGTATAGCTGTTGGGCGGTCGGTATACTTTTCTACCAAGTGCAGTAAAAGGTTCCAGTAGGAGGTAGCGCCTCCGCTGGTGTAAAGCCGGTTCTGCTCGGTAACAATTGATCCGTCCTGCACAAGGACCTCGGGAAACATTTCCCTGAATGCATTCATGTAGCCCCAGTGGGTGCTGCATTTTTTACCATTAAGCAAACCAGTAGACGCCAGCAGAAAAGCGCCTACACATAAAGAGGCGATTTCTGCACCTTCCTGATATTGCCAGTTCAGCCATTTGATCATTTTGGTGTTAGCATTCACTGCTTGCTCCATATCGCCAAAAAGTGCCGGAGCTATAACCAGGTCGGCAACACCCGTTTCTTCCAGTAACAAATCAGGTGTTACGGAAAACTGGTTTCCGCTAAACTGCACCTGCCGTTGCGCGCCTACCAGCTGAACCTTAAAAAGTGGTCCTTTACCGCTTACCTGCAAAAATTCGTTTACGGTATTAAAACAATACTGGGGATCTGCTACAGCCTGTAAAACAGCATGTTCGGGCACTAAAATATAGATCGTTTTCATACGTGAATGGTTTGTCAATCGCCTTGTTCGTCTTGCAGATTGAAATAGAATACTGAAAATTAGCACTATTTGGCGATTCCCGAAAAGGCTATTTTAAAAACTTTCCTATGACAGGTAATTGGGCGAATTCGCGTTTTTCAACACGAAGAATAAAGAGGAAATAAAGCACAAACAAAATTGTCGCCACTCCATAGTTCACCCAAGAGGTTGGAAACTGCTCCTTTACCAAATAGTGGATCGTATAAAATATTACGGCAATAATAATATAAGCAATCAGTTTATTCTTCGCATAAGGAATACGATAGTTTTTTTGTCCCCACACATACGATACCACCATCATGATACCATAACAGGCAAACGTAGCCCAGGCACAGGCAACATAGCTATAAGCCGGGATAAATAAATAGTTGATTAATAATGTAACCCCGGCTCCAATAAGGGTAATATAGGCGCCCGCGACAGTTTTATTCCCTAACTTGTACCAGATACTTAAATTATAGTAGATACCTAAAAACATATTCGCCAGCAGTAAGATAGGAACTACTTTCAGGCCCACCCACATGGAATGGTCGGTTATGAAATATTTCCATAAATCAACATAAAGCATAACGAAAAGAAACATCAGGCACAACGTTATTACAAAAAATTTCATCACGCGTGCGTAGGTTCGCGGGGCATTTTCACTGGTAGATTGTTTGAAGAAAAACGGCTCTGCCCCCATTCGAAAAGCCTGAACAGATAAGCTTATTAGCAAAGAAAGCTTGTAGCAGGCAGCGTATATTCCCACTTCAGCTTTTGCCGCGTCTTCTGAACTAACCGGCGCCCACCAACCTAACATAATACGGTCAAAGGTTTCGTTGATCATACCGGCAAAACCTGCAACCATTATAGGAAGACCATATAATACCAATTGTCGCCAAACAATCTTATCAAACTTCAGGTTAAAGCTAAAGAACTCTCTAGAGAGCAACAGCAAAGTAACAATGCTTTGAATGAGATTAGCCACAAAAACATAACCCACTAACCACTCCTTATCAAATAAAAAAGCTATAAGGCTATCGGGTTTCTCTTTGGCAATTTGCGGACAGACACTTAAAAAGAAATAAAGAGCTCCCATATTTACTAGGATTCCGAATATCTTCACAAAAGCAAATTTCCTGGGTTTGCCATCGAGCCTGAGCTTTGCAAACGGAATGGCGCTCAAAGCATCAAAGAATATAATGCCCGACGCCAGGAGCACATATTCAGGGTGAGCTTCTACCATTAAAATTTTAGAAATAGGCACATGAAACCCTATCAGCAACATACATAGCAGCAGGGAAGAAGATATAAGAGAGATGCTGGAAGTATTAAAAACCGTTTTTTTATCCTGGATTTGTGTAAACCTGAAAAAGGCGGTCTCCATCCCATACGTAAATATTACGTTCATAAATGGAATATAGGAGTAAAGAAGGGATTGCTCTCCATACCAAACCTTGCCTAACCACAAAATGAGGAAAGGGGTCAGCAGGTAATTAATAAACCTTGCTGCTATCGAACTTGCTCCATACCAAATAGTTTGTCCTGCCAGTTTCTTAATGCCGCTCAAACGATAAAAAATTATTCATGCAAATTTAAAGTACTTAAAATAAAACAACGAGTTAATATACCTTTGCCGGGATCGTTTATCTAACTCAAACACATTTTATGTTGAAGCAACTGGCAATATTAGCAGGATTAGGTATGTGGGCTACCCATATTTCGGCTCAGGCTTTTGAAGGAAAAGTAAAAAATGGCAGAACTGAGGAACCGGCTCTTGTAATGGTGTATGATTACCCCGAGACGATTGTAGAAAATGCTTTGCTTGCAAAACTGGCAGACAAGCAATTATCAGGAACCGTTACCAAAGAGTCGTTCAGACTGTACGCTAATGCGGTGCTGGACGAAGTGAGCAAAAGCAAACTGGATTATTATTTTAAGCTGGAGGGGAATGGTAAAAAAACAGAGCCCAGGACAACCCTATACTTAGTGATGCATGGATCGGGCGATATCGAAGGAGCATCGGAACTTTCTACCCGGGGTAAAACTTTCCTGGAAAAAATGGCTGTCAATGTAAAACGCAGCAGCGATATCATGGAGATCAGAAGGCAGGAAGCCATACTGGTGGACGAAGAAAATGCGCTTTCCGACCTTCAAAAAACACAGAAAGATCTTGAAGAGCAATTACAGGCCAATAAGACCAAGCAAGAGACGCAGCAAAAAATAATTGCCTCCCAAAAAATGCTGCTGGACGACCTTAAAGCTAAAACGAATTAGTAAACCGCCTTTAATGTACCGTTGAGGTATTTCAGATAATACAATTTCTTGTTTTCGTAATGGCTTATTTTACCATTCTGGTAATCGGGTTGTATGTCCATATCAAAGAAAGTCCTGTATTCTGATCCGGACAGTTTTTTACTGATATCTTTTCCATAACGGTTCAACAGGTGGCCAAAACGGTAGGTAAGCCCATAGCCCCTGAACACCAGGTCGCTGGGAGCCGCGTACATTTTTTTAGTATAATAGGTAGTAATGGAGCGGCTGGTAGCATCTGTTTTGGGGTTGAAAAATGGTGTGCTGTAAATAATTTCCACTCCTTTGTATTCGGGCTTGGCCAGGCTGATATTTTCCCAGGTAGGCATACCAATTACAGTTACTGATGCAAAGTTTTTGGCATTGGTGGCTAACTGCTTAATAATTTTACTTCCAAACTCGGTATCCAGTGACCCTACCACATACAGACCTGCCTGTGTGGGCTGGGTAGTGGCGCCTAATGCTTTCAATGCTATATCGTCATTTATCTCCTGGAAGCGGATTTTCACTGAATCTTTATAATACTTATTTAATGTTTCCAATACCGAACGGATATATGGATCAGAACTCGTTTTACGGGTAATTACTGTTACCTGCCGCCCGGCATAATTCTTTTTCATGTAGTTATACAACCCTTCTAGTTGGGTTTGTATGGTTGGGTTCAATACCACGAAATAAGGATTATTGGTTGCGTTGGCATCATTAGGTACTGTGGCATTCAACACGGTTATTTTTTTATCAGCACCCAGCCTGGCCAATGTTGTTAACTCTGCCAGGCTACAGTTGGCTATAATCAGCTCTACGCCGTCGGCGGCACATTTGCTAAATTGCTGTTCCAGCGTTTCTCTTTTAGACTTGGAGTCATACACATACACATCCAGCGGAATATTCAATGTATTCAGTGAGTCGATAGCCAGCGCGGCACCGTGATAAAACTCCAGGCCGTTGATAGAAGCCTTTGGAAAGGTTTTGCCTGAATATTTGTAACTGCCGGCATTATCAAACGCCTCATCAATATAAAGAGGTGTAAATATCGCCAGCTTATGGCGTGCTCCGTTTGTAACCGGCTGCGCGAAAACCGAAACAACAGCAATAACAGCTAAAAAACTTAGAAGCGTTTTCTTCATGGTAAGGTTTATTTGTTTAGTTGCCTTTTACATGATCCGTTTTACGCTGCTTGCAGGTATAACGGATCATCCAACCGGTTATAGCCGGTTCGGGCTCATGTACTTTGTTTTTGGGCAGCAAATAGATGCATCCCGCAACATCAACAAGAACATCAATTGCTATTCCCACTCAATAGTAGCGGGAGGTTTGCTGCTTATATCGTACACTACGCGATTTATGCCACGTACGTTATTAATGATTTCGTTGCTTACATCAGCCAGGAAATCGTAAGGTAAATGTGCCCAATCTGCCGTCATACCATCCACACTGGTCACTGCACGCAAAGCCACCGTAAATTCATACGTACGCTCATCACCCATTACGCCTACACTTTTTACCGGTAGTAAGATCGTTCCTGCCTGCCAAACCGTTGCATATAATCCCGTTTCTTTTAAGGCATTCGTATAAATATGATCTGCTTCCTGCAATAATCGCACCTTTTCTTCGGTTACTTCTCCCAGGATCCTGATTGCTAAGCCCGGACCCGGGAAGGGATGACGATCAATCAGGTTAGCAGGGATGCCCAGTTCACGACCTACTTTTCTGACCTCATCTTTGAAAAGATAACGCAGCGGCTCTACCAGTTCCATCCTCATGGTAGCCGGCAAACCACCTACGTTATGGTGCGATTTGATGGTTACCGAAGGACCGTGTACAGAAACGCTTTCTATCACATCGGGATAAATGGTGCCCTGCCCTAATAATTCAATATTCTCCAGTTTAGCCGCTTCCTGTTGAAATACTTCGATAAATAAGCGACCAATAATTTTTCTTTTTGACTCCGGATCCGCATTGTCTTTCAACTCATTGTAAAACATCTGGCTGGCATTTACACCGGTAACGTTCAGACCCAGCTGCTTATAGGTTTCCAATACATCCTCAAATTCATTCTTACGTAATACGCCATTGTCTACAAATATACCGTGCAGGTTGTCGCCAATAGCTTTATGAATTAAAGTGGCCGCTACGGTACTATCCACACCACCGCTTAGCGCCATAATAACCTGGCGGTCACCAATTTGTTGCTTTAATGCCGCCACCGTATCTGTAATAAAGTGGGCCGGTGTCCAGTCCTGGGCACAGCCGCATATATTTACCAGGAAGTTTTTTAAGATCTGCTTTCCTTCAGTGCTGTGATATACTTCGGGATGAAACTGAAGGCCATATAAAGGATTGGTATCCTGCTTATTTCTAAAAGCC belongs to Niabella yanshanensis and includes:
- a CDS encoding ThiF family adenylyltransferase, giving the protein MLLGYRASEQYNSYYKPVYYRLAESGGQERLRELLSQTPSIQIYDTIESQLSELAKINNPQRQLTPEEYKVEVARYLDGKDPDEYGVWVYYPWSQKLVHLLDEEEFVQVRTSRNLYKIKPEELETLKTKKLGIIGLSVGQSIAMTIATERICGELYLADFDTVELCNMNRLSNCNVYNLGASKAVITAQKIAELDPFLKVTCFTDGITADNIDTFLGTGSSQLNILIEECDSIDVKILSRVKARAKGIPVVMDTNDRGMLDVERFDLEPERPLFHGNLNEEGIDLTKLKDLTSQEKLPMLDAMVNLSALSDRMKYSLSEMGKTINTWPQLASSVVLGGAMVTDTCRRILLSETTSSGRYYIDFKELIK
- a CDS encoding response regulator, producing the protein MAENNIYKNILYVDDEIHNLNSFRAVFRRSYNVFTALSAKEGKTILAENTIHLIITDQRMPETTGIEFLESIIKDHPAIPRILLTGYTDINAVIDAINKGSVYKYVQKPWSEDELRETIENALKIYTNSKNKEQLTEKLITTNEQLEFLLRQNLLS
- a CDS encoding DNA topoisomerase IB is translated as MQIEAADIVVNISPQKLVDAINDAKKSARIVKLTYVSDADAGIVRMKRGQSFTYKKGGKTVADQDTLSRIRSLVIPPAWQNVWICSLENGHLQCTGVDLMGRKQYRYHPLWNALRKETKFYRLLQFGQALKSIRKTLSRHLSGRDLNRQKVLAAVVSVMDKTGIRVGNNIYEKLYGSFGLSTLKNKHIKISGNKVQFSFRGKKGVYQNISLKSARLAKIIRQCKEIPGKELFQYLDDSGNRHSISSGDVNDYIKEISGGEFTSKDFRTWTGTVDCIGQFAKIGSFETQTEMKRNMVAAIDCVAANLGNTRSVCKSHYIHPLVLAMYEDSRLLSYIQSPALTRGDNDPAPLEAVLLKILKKEKMTGK
- a CDS encoding GlxA family transcriptional regulator — protein: MKTIYILVPEHAVLQAVADPQYCFNTVNEFLQVSGKGPLFKVQLVGAQRQVQFSGNQFSVTPDLLLEETGVADLVIAPALFGDMEQAVNANTKMIKWLNWQYQEGAEIASLCVGAFLLASTGLLNGKKCSTHWGYMNAFREMFPEVLVQDGSIVTEQNRLYTSGGATSYWNLLLHLVEKYTDRPTAILVSKYFAIDINRSSQSAFAMFTAQKNHNDEEVKKAQDYIEKNIEERLTIDDIAAFVALGRRSLERRFKQATNNSVLEYIQRVKVEAAKKSFESSRKNINEVMYDVGYTDTKAFRTTFKKITGLTPIEYKNKYNKLAVA
- a CDS encoding oligosaccharide flippase family protein, coding for MNVIFTYGMETAFFRFTQIQDKKTVFNTSSISLISSSLLLCMLLIGFHVPISKILMVEAHPEYVLLASGIIFFDALSAIPFAKLRLDGKPRKFAFVKIFGILVNMGALYFFLSVCPQIAKEKPDSLIAFLFDKEWLVGYVFVANLIQSIVTLLLLSREFFSFNLKFDKIVWRQLVLYGLPIMVAGFAGMINETFDRIMLGWWAPVSSEDAAKAEVGIYAACYKLSLLISLSVQAFRMGAEPFFFKQSTSENAPRTYARVMKFFVITLCLMFLFVMLYVDLWKYFITDHSMWVGLKVVPILLLANMFLGIYYNLSIWYKLGNKTVAGAYITLIGAGVTLLINYLFIPAYSYVACAWATFACYGIMMVVSYVWGQKNYRIPYAKNKLIAYIIIAVIFYTIHYLVKEQFPTSWVNYGVATILFVLYFLFILRVEKREFAQLPVIGKFLK
- a CDS encoding ABC transporter substrate-binding protein, with the translated sequence MKKTLLSFLAVIAVVSVFAQPVTNGARHKLAIFTPLYIDEAFDNAGSYKYSGKTFPKASINGLEFYHGAALAIDSLNTLNIPLDVYVYDSKSKRETLEQQFSKCAADGVELIIANCSLAELTTLARLGADKKITVLNATVPNDANATNNPYFVVLNPTIQTQLEGLYNYMKKNYAGRQVTVITRKTSSDPYIRSVLETLNKYYKDSVKIRFQEINDDIALKALGATTQPTQAGLYVVGSLDTEFGSKIIKQLATNAKNFASVTVIGMPTWENISLAKPEYKGVEIIYSTPFFNPKTDATSRSITTYYTKKMYAAPSDLVFRGYGLTYRFGHLLNRYGKDISKKLSGSEYRTFFDMDIQPDYQNGKISHYENKKLYYLKYLNGTLKAVY
- the guaA gene encoding glutamine-hydrolyzing GMP synthase; the encoded protein is MTERILILDFGSQYTQLIARAVREANVYCEIIPYSKPFEIDSNLKGIILSGSPFSVNDLNAPVIGIKDIVKQLPVLGICYGAQLTAKTYGGRVEKSSKREYGRASMSVNDDTDVLMQGVSTKSQVWMSHGDSILELPEGFKVLATTESIPVAAFRNKQDTNPLYGLQFHPEVYHSTEGKQILKNFLVNICGCAQDWTPAHFITDTVAALKQQIGDRQVIMALSGGVDSTVAATLIHKAIGDNLHGIFVDNGVLRKNEFEDVLETYKQLGLNVTGVNASQMFYNELKDNADPESKRKIIGRLFIEVFQQEAAKLENIELLGQGTIYPDVIESVSVHGPSVTIKSHHNVGGLPATMRMELVEPLRYLFKDEVRKVGRELGIPANLIDRHPFPGPGLAIRILGEVTEEKVRLLQEADHIYTNALKETGLYATVWQAGTILLPVKSVGVMGDERTYEFTVALRAVTSVDGMTADWAHLPYDFLADVSNEIINNVRGINRVVYDISSKPPATIEWE